The Psychrobacillus sp. FSL K6-2836 nucleotide sequence ACTTATACCCGATGTAATAACAGCTGAAGTATTGATTGAATTCTCACACCGTTTAGTTACAGGGGCTGTTGGTATATTAATTGTCGCTCTAGCTGTTTGGGCATGGAAGGCTCTTGGACATGTTCGAGAAACAAAGTTCTTATCGGCAATGGCGGTATTTTTCTTAGTCGCTCAAGCATTGATAGGAGCGGCACAGGTAAAATGGGGACAAGGTGATTTTATATTGGCCCTGCATTTTGGGATATCTCTCATTTCCTTTGCGTCCGTTTTATTACTGACCTTATTAGTTTTTGAGATTGACCGAAAGTTTGATACAGATAAAATCAGAATCGGCAAAACATTAAAGTTCCATACCATAGGTGTAACACTTTATTCTTATATTGTCGTTTACACCGGCGCGTTAGTCCGACATACAGAATCTAGTCTTATATGTAATGACTGGCCATTATGTAATAATAACCAGTTTGCTCTTCCCACTAATTTATATGAGTGGGTACAAATGGGGCATAGAGCTGCTGCTGGATTAATATTTATTTGGATTTTAATTATTGCAATTCATGTAATGCGAAATTATAAAGATCAACGGGCAATTTACTGGGGATGGATCATTTCCTTAATATTAGTATCCTGCCAAGTAATTACCGGAATGTTAGTCGTGTTGACTAAACTTAATCTTTACGTAGCTTTACTCCATTCCTTATTTATATCTCTATTATTCGGTTTGTTATGTTATATGATTCTATTACTATCAAGAAGTAAGATGAACAATTAAATAAGAAAAACCTGGCAATAATACTTCCGTTACTTTAAGTTTATAACCTGTTTCTATCATTTTTGGACGGGCTTTAGACAGACTTGATAGCTATATTATTTCCGATTGAATTTTTAGAGGCTGGTTGTGACGTCCTTCACAACCAGCCTCTCTTTTTCGGTAATTTTATGGAGTTAGTCTATCCCTCACCCTCCTTCAACTCTTAGAAGCAGGTAAGTGCGTTTTTGCATAAGTATAGATAAGCTACTTTCTTATTCAATGAGTAAGCTCTCGTAGATGCAATTTCGTTCGCTATTTCGCTTCTTTAGTTGTACGCAGGACACTTTATTTGCTTTCTTAATCTTCAAAAAAGGCTGTTAGATAAGAATATCTAACAGCCTTTGGTTTATTCTTTTTCCATCTCGATCAATAAATCACCGGTTGCGATAGCTTCTCCTGCAATTACATGAATTTCTTTAACAACTCCATTAAACGGTGCTTGTACAGTAGTTTCCATTTTCATGGCCTCCGTAATAAGGAGATGTTGACCTCTTTTTACTTTGCTACCTGTAGAGATTGCCACCTTTAGAACGGTACCTGGCATTGTTGCTCCAATATGACCTTCTTTCGTCAAATCAGCCTTCGGTTTAGATAGATGACTCACTTCTACATTTATATCTTGAATAGAAATTTCACGTGGTTGACCGTTTAATTCGAAGTAAATAATACGGTTTCCATCATGAGTTGGCTCGCTTATAGATACAAGCTTGATGATTAGCGTTTTTCCGACTTCGATTTCTACTTCAATTTCTTCCCCTAATCTCAATCCGTAAAGAAAAGTTGGTGTATCTAATACAGATACATCACCAAAGTTTTTATCCGTTTCACTATATTCTTCAAAAACCTTTGGATATAGAGTGTAAGCAAGAATCTCTTGACTAGTTACAGGTCGATCTAATTTACGGAATAGCATTTCTTTAATTTCCTCGAAGTCCACAGGCTCCAATAATTCACCTGGACGAATTGTAATTGCTTGACGATCCTTTAGGATTACTTTTTGTAATTCTTGTGGGAATCCTCCGTAAGGTTGTCCAATATATCCTTCAAAAAACTCTATAACAGAATCTGGAAAATCGATTGTTTTCCCTCTCGTAATGACAGAAACTTCATCTAGATTATTTTGTACCATGAATAAAGCCATATCCCCAACTACTTTAGATGAAGGTGTAACTTTCACCACATCACCGAACAATAGGTTTACACGAGAATACATCTCTTTTACTTCTTCCCAACGTTCTCCAAGTCCAACCGCTTTTGATTGCTGCTGAAGATTACTGTATTGTCCACCAGGCATCTCATGAACATAGATTTCAGTATGAGGACTCATCATGCCACTTTCAAAGTCTTGATAATATTTACGAACATCTTCCCAATAATAAGAGATTTTTTCGAATGCCTCGATATTTCCAATAACCTCTCTATTTGAACCTTTTAGTGCATAACTTAAACTACTTGCGCTTGGTTGCGAAGTTAAGCCCGCCATCGCACCTAATGCAGTATCCACAATATCTACTCCTGCTTCAATTGCTTTTGCATACGTAAATACACCGTTACCACTAGTATCATGTGTATGAAGATGAATTGGGATATCAACCGTACTTTTCAACTCGCTTACTAAACGATAAGCTGCTTCTGGTTTTAATAGCCCAGCCATATCCTTAATCGCTAAAATATGCGCCCCAGCGCTTTCTAATTCTTTTGCCATTTCTTTGTAGTACTGTACCGTGTATTTGTCTCTAGAGTCATCTAAAATGTCTCCAGTGTAACATAGAGCCGCTTCTGCGATTTTACCGGATTGTCTAGTTGCATCTATTGCAACTTCCATTCCTTTTATCCAATTTAGGCTATCAAAAATTCGGAATACATCAATACCAGCTTCAGCAGACTTTTGTATAAACTCTTTTATAACATTGTCCGGATAATTTTTGTATCCTACTGCATTGGCACCACGGAATAACATTTGGAATAATACGTTTGGAATCATTTGTCTCATTTTCAACAAACGATCCCACGGGTTTTCTTTTAAGAAACGGTATGCAACGTCAAAAGTTGCCCCACCCCACATTTCATAAGAGAACAAATCATGCATACCTTGCGCAGATTCTTTCGCAATTCCAAACATATCGTAAGAACGGACCCTTGTTGCTAATAATGATTGGTGAGCGTCTCGGAAAGTTGTGTCAGTAAGCAAGACACCTTGTTGTTCTTTCACCCATTTAACCACGCCATCGGCACCTTGCTCATCTAGAATTTGCTTTGTACCTGCTGGAGGTACAACACTCAGATCAAATTTAGGTGTTCTAGTTGCGCCAAAAATAGGTTTAGACTTTTTCTCAATACCTGGGAAACCATTAACTGTAACATTTCCTATATAATTTAATAGTTTAGTACCTCGGTCTTTACGATTTGGGAACAAAAATAATTCAGGAGTTGTATCGATGAAGCTCGTATTGAATTGACCAGAGATAAAGCTTTGATGTTTTACAACATTTTCTAAAAACGGGATGTTCGTTTTAATCCCTCTGATTCGGAATTCCTGTAAGTTTCTGTCCATTTTAGCAGCAGCTTCTTTAAAAGACATACCCCAAGTAGAAACCTTCACCAATAAAGAATCATAGTAAGGTGTAATGATAGCCCCTTGGAAACCGTTACCTGCATCTAAGCGTACGCCGAATCCACCACCAGAGCGATAAACCATCAATTTACCTGTGTCAGGCATAAAGTTATTCAATGGATCCTCCGTTGTTACACGGGATTGAATCGCAAAGCCAAATAACGGTATGTTATCCTGACTTGGAATTCCCATTTCTTCGCTATTAAGTGCTATACCATCAGCTATTTTAATCTGTGCATGTACGATATCTACACCGGTGATCATCTCTGTAATCGTATGCTCCACTTGAATACGTGGATTTACTTCAATAAAAAAGAATTCATCATCTGTCACTAAAAATTCTACTGTTCCAGCATTTATGTAGGATACATTTTTCATTAATTGGACAGCTGCTCCACATATTTTGTCGCGCAATTCTGAATTTAGAGAATTGGAAGGTGCTATCTCCACAACCTTTTGATGTCTTCTTTGAATAGAACAATCACGTTCATATAAATGGATTAAATTCCCTTGCGTATCTCCAAGGATTTGAACTTCAATATGTTTAGGTTTGAAAATACAACGCTCAACATATACTTCATCTGAACCAAAAGCAGCTTTCGCCTCTGATTTAGCACGTTCATATGCACTTTCAAGCTCATCTTCAGATTGAACGACGCGCATTCCACGACCGCCACCGCCTAAGGAAGCTTTAATCATTAAAGGATACCCGTGAGCTTTCCCAAATGCACGTACCTCTTCAACAGTATCTAATGGACCATCACTCCCCGGAATAACGGGTATACCTGCAAGTACTGCTTGTTCACGAGCTTTCACTTTATCACCAAACATGTCTAAATGCACAGAGGTAGGACCGATGAAGATAATTCCTTCCTCTTCACATCTTTTCGCAAAATCTACATTTTCCGAAAGAAAACCATACCCAGGATGGATTGCATCGGCTTTGCTTTCTTTTGCAATTCGAATAATATCCTCAATATCTAAGTAAGCATCAATTGGTTTCTTACCTTCTCCAACTAAATAGGACTCGTCGGATTTAAATCGGTGAAACGAACCACTATCCTCTCTAGAGTATATCGCTACTGTTCGAAGGTTTAACTCTGTACATGCTCGAAAAATTCGTATTGCTATTTCCCCTCTGTTCGCAACTACTATCTTTTTAATCTTTCTCATCTCATGCACCCCTTATTGTCTATTTTTTTCATGCTTCACGAACATAGAAACGTTCATCAATATCCCAATGGCTGCCGATAAAATAATAATAGAAGTACCCCCGTAGCTTATAAATGGAAGTGGTACCCCGGTCAGCGGGATAATTCCAAGCATTCCTCCTAAGTTTATAAATGTTTGAAACCCTATAATACTACCAATACCCGCAGCAATCATACGGGCTTGGGGATCCTTTGTAGATAAAGCAATATTAATAGCCTTAAATACTATAAAGAACAATCCACATAAAACAATTAATACACCGATAAGACCTAGTTCTTCTGCTATGATAGCCATTATGAAATCAGTATGTGGTTCGGGCAAATATCCATATTTCTGATTGGAATTCCCTAAACCTAAGCCTGTTAAACCACCTGATCCAATAGCAATATAACCATTTACAATTTGATATCCATATCCTTGTTCGTAATCAAAAGGATTGAAAAATGCTTCTAATCTTCCTCTTCGATGGGGAGTCAATAATGCATCTTTCATCATATAGATAGCAAATAGTCCCGCAATTATAACTATACCAATTAATCCGATTATTTTGGAAAATGATTTAAATTTAATTCCGCTAGCTGCAATTACTGAAATAGCTACGAAACTAATAATCATTGTATTCCCAACATCTGTTTCCATCATGATTGATACGAAAACAAAAAATAGTACGAGTAAAGGTGGACCAACGGATTCATTTAATTTATCTAATGTACCATTTTCAGATTTTTTTGCAAATATTCCGGCGAAATATAAAACTATTACTAGTTTTGCAACTTCCGATGGTTGTAAGTTAAAACCTAAGTCGATCCAACTTTGGGAACCACTTTCTCCACCGACTCCGATAATATGTACTAAAAACAAAAGTGTAAACATAACAAGAAGCATCAGTTGCATCATTGCTTTATTTTTATAATGCTTATAAGGAAAAAAGGCGGTTACGAAGAATACTGGAATACAAAGTAATAAATTTGATTTTTGCTTGTTGAAAAAATGATCTGGCTCCCATCCGTAATTCATTACTGCCCAGCCCATACTTGCGCTATAAATCATTACCAAACCAAAAAAGCATAAAGCTAAGTAGACAAAAAATAATGGGTAGTCAAAGTTTCTTGCATAACGTTTTAAATATGAAATCATGTATTTTACCTCTGTTTCTTTATATAGAAAAAAAACTCAAACAGATAGTTTGTTTGAGTTTTATAATTATTTTTCTGTATGAATCTCATGTAAAACGGATAATTCTTTTTCAAGAGAAGCGATAATCTCTTTTCCTTCACTTTTCTCTAAAAGACCAAGTTTAACCGCAAAATCTATTTCACGTGATAATCCAAACATTTGTGTGTCTAAAACCTCTTCATAAAGAGGGCATTGAGGCATCGTTAAGTTATCCATCTGCACTTTTATAAGCTGCGCAATCTTTTCTGCATCTTTTTTCAAAAGCTCTAATGCCTTTTCTTGATACGAAATTTGTATATTAGTATCCATGAGGACGCCCCCATTTTTATTATTTCTAATTATTTATCTCCCTAAAGTGTATCTTTTGAACAGGAAAATTGCAAGTGTTCTCTCATTTAACTTATGGAAATAGTTAAATATTCTTTAGAACTTATCAATTTAAAGGTATACTTATTAAGATTAGATAGTTTAGAGGAGGCAATTTTGTTGGAACTTATCATACCAGTTAAAGGTGCAGTTAAATTTAATATTACGTTAGACCCTACCGTTTGGATTTTCGATGATCGTAAAATCGATTTGGATGAGTTTTTTTCTGGTGAATATGAGTACAAAGATGAGCTAGAAGAGTATACAAAAGTCACATCAGCTCATTGGTCACGTGAAATCATTGAAGGATCTACAAATCCACCAACTTTACAAACAGAAAAAAAATATGAACGAACAAAAGCACTTACAAGTACTTTCGGAATTGACATGAAACCATTTATCCTAAATTCTGAGCCTCTGCCAAACGCAACAAGAGTAGTGGTTGAAACAACAGAGGGTGAACATATATTTTCTTTAGAAGATTTAGAAACACTATTATTGAAGTTTAGTCATAAAGGTAAACCACTCCGCGCAGATGGTCCTGTACATGTATTGAAAAAAGATGGATCAAATATTAATACTCCGGTAAAATTTGTCACAGCGTTCCGTGTAGAATAGGAGATGTATAGATGAAAGTACAATGTGCTATTTGTGATAGAATTGATGAACTCCCAGATGATCTCCCACTGGCTAAGAAGCTCAGAAATCGCCCAATTCACACGTATATGTGCCCAGAGTGTCACGATCGTATTGAAGAAAGAACCAATAGCCGACTTGCAACCGGGAAGTTCATTTTTTATAAGAGTTCACGATTGATTGAAAACGAATTTTAGTATGTAGCTTTTTTAGGAGAAAAAGTGAACTTTAAACAGTGGGGATTTTCTTTATCCCCCACTAATTGAAAATGGAATTTAGGCAAACTTTTCAGCAAATTGATGTTTTATACACAAAAAACCTCCACGATTCGTGAGGTTTT carries:
- a CDS encoding YlaN family protein encodes the protein MDTNIQISYQEKALELLKKDAEKIAQLIKVQMDNLTMPQCPLYEEVLDTQMFGLSREIDFAVKLGLLEKSEGKEIIASLEKELSVLHEIHTEK
- the pyc gene encoding pyruvate carboxylase, with protein sequence MRKIKKIVVANRGEIAIRIFRACTELNLRTVAIYSREDSGSFHRFKSDESYLVGEGKKPIDAYLDIEDIIRIAKESKADAIHPGYGFLSENVDFAKRCEEEGIIFIGPTSVHLDMFGDKVKAREQAVLAGIPVIPGSDGPLDTVEEVRAFGKAHGYPLMIKASLGGGGRGMRVVQSEDELESAYERAKSEAKAAFGSDEVYVERCIFKPKHIEVQILGDTQGNLIHLYERDCSIQRRHQKVVEIAPSNSLNSELRDKICGAAVQLMKNVSYINAGTVEFLVTDDEFFFIEVNPRIQVEHTITEMITGVDIVHAQIKIADGIALNSEEMGIPSQDNIPLFGFAIQSRVTTEDPLNNFMPDTGKLMVYRSGGGFGVRLDAGNGFQGAIITPYYDSLLVKVSTWGMSFKEAAAKMDRNLQEFRIRGIKTNIPFLENVVKHQSFISGQFNTSFIDTTPELFLFPNRKDRGTKLLNYIGNVTVNGFPGIEKKSKPIFGATRTPKFDLSVVPPAGTKQILDEQGADGVVKWVKEQQGVLLTDTTFRDAHQSLLATRVRSYDMFGIAKESAQGMHDLFSYEMWGGATFDVAYRFLKENPWDRLLKMRQMIPNVLFQMLFRGANAVGYKNYPDNVIKEFIQKSAEAGIDVFRIFDSLNWIKGMEVAIDATRQSGKIAEAALCYTGDILDDSRDKYTVQYYKEMAKELESAGAHILAIKDMAGLLKPEAAYRLVSELKSTVDIPIHLHTHDTSGNGVFTYAKAIEAGVDIVDTALGAMAGLTSQPSASSLSYALKGSNREVIGNIEAFEKISYYWEDVRKYYQDFESGMMSPHTEIYVHEMPGGQYSNLQQQSKAVGLGERWEEVKEMYSRVNLLFGDVVKVTPSSKVVGDMALFMVQNNLDEVSVITRGKTIDFPDSVIEFFEGYIGQPYGGFPQELQKVILKDRQAITIRPGELLEPVDFEEIKEMLFRKLDRPVTSQEILAYTLYPKVFEEYSETDKNFGDVSVLDTPTFLYGLRLGEEIEVEIEVGKTLIIKLVSISEPTHDGNRIIYFELNGQPREISIQDINVEVSHLSKPKADLTKEGHIGATMPGTVLKVAISTGSKVKRGQHLLITEAMKMETTVQAPFNGVVKEIHVIAGEAIATGDLLIEMEKE
- a CDS encoding peptidyl-prolyl cis-trans isomerase translates to MELIIPVKGAVKFNITLDPTVWIFDDRKIDLDEFFSGEYEYKDELEEYTKVTSAHWSREIIEGSTNPPTLQTEKKYERTKALTSTFGIDMKPFILNSEPLPNATRVVVETTEGEHIFSLEDLETLLLKFSHKGKPLRADGPVHVLKKDGSNINTPVKFVTAFRVE
- a CDS encoding YlaI family protein, with translation MKVQCAICDRIDELPDDLPLAKKLRNRPIHTYMCPECHDRIEERTNSRLATGKFIFYKSSRLIENEF
- a CDS encoding COX15/CtaA family protein — protein: MHIHKNLKWLAVASTVGMLLILLGGALVTKTDSGMGCGRHWPGCNGQLIPDVITAEVLIEFSHRLVTGAVGILIVALAVWAWKALGHVRETKFLSAMAVFFLVAQALIGAAQVKWGQGDFILALHFGISLISFASVLLLTLLVFEIDRKFDTDKIRIGKTLKFHTIGVTLYSYIVVYTGALVRHTESSLICNDWPLCNNNQFALPTNLYEWVQMGHRAAAGLIFIWILIIAIHVMRNYKDQRAIYWGWIISLILVSCQVITGMLVVLTKLNLYVALLHSLFISLLFGLLCYMILLLSRSKMNN
- a CDS encoding FtsW/RodA/SpoVE family cell cycle protein, whose protein sequence is MISYLKRYARNFDYPLFFVYLALCFFGLVMIYSASMGWAVMNYGWEPDHFFNKQKSNLLLCIPVFFVTAFFPYKHYKNKAMMQLMLLVMFTLLFLVHIIGVGGESGSQSWIDLGFNLQPSEVAKLVIVLYFAGIFAKKSENGTLDKLNESVGPPLLVLFFVFVSIMMETDVGNTMIISFVAISVIAASGIKFKSFSKIIGLIGIVIIAGLFAIYMMKDALLTPHRRGRLEAFFNPFDYEQGYGYQIVNGYIAIGSGGLTGLGLGNSNQKYGYLPEPHTDFIMAIIAEELGLIGVLIVLCGLFFIVFKAINIALSTKDPQARMIAAGIGSIIGFQTFINLGGMLGIIPLTGVPLPFISYGGTSIIILSAAIGILMNVSMFVKHEKNRQ